CTGCATGCAAGGTTTCTACCCACATTGTTTGAGATAAACGTGAAAGCAAGTCAGATTTAGAGAAAAGAGCTGTATTTTGCGCATAAGGACATAGGTTCCCAGTAAAATCGTAACCCCCATGCCGTAATAAGACAGGAGAATAGAGAGTTCCAGACGTTGGGTCATGACCCCGCTGGCAGAGGTGCGAAATAACAG
This sequence is a window from Terasakiella sp. SH-1. Protein-coding genes within it:
- a CDS encoding AEC family transporter, coding for MYQVLNVILPVFALIGLGYFMVKRGLFSQSGVDDLTRFIFYLAVPSLLFRTSASGVMTQRLELSILLSYYGMGVTILLGTYVLMRKIQLFSLNLTCFHVYLKQCG